The proteins below are encoded in one region of Parvicella tangerina:
- a CDS encoding DNA topoisomerase 3 has protein sequence MKLCIAEKPSVAKDIAQVIGAKTKMNGYYEGNGYWVSWTFGHLCTLKEPNDYTEKWKYWNLETLPMIPAKFGIKLINDGGVKKQFQVLERLIGDCDEVINCGDAGQEGELIQRWVLAKAKNEKPLKRLWISSLTEEAIKEGFDKLQDGKKYDQLYAAGASRAIGDWVLGMNATRLFTLKFGQKGQVLSIGRVQTPTLAMIVERQLEIDNFKSEKYWEIRTFYRETEFSCSLGKIETKEKGEELLQKITGQNFEVVSFEQKEGTEKHPMLFDLTALQVECNKRFAFSAEDTLNMVQKLYEQKLVTYPRVDTTYLSEDIYPKVEGTLRNLKHYTRFTEPLLGQKIRKSKRVFDDKKVTDHHAIIPTGIVPSGITPNEQKVYDAITRRFICVFYPDCKVSNTVVEGESVEVPFRASGRQVLEPGWRTVYEDYVSGGSKKDDEEQMPLFEQGESGEHTPELQEKKTKPPRYFTEASLLRAMETAGKQVDDDDLRDIMKENGIGRPSTRANIIETLFKRNYIAKEKKRIVATATGVHLISLINNDLLKSAELTGQWEKKLRDIEKGNFEVEEFKKELTEMVVHLCHEVKHQVVEPPPVLCPKCGKGEMIRGKKAWGCSRFNSGCKYTIPFKFKDVFLSDADMKELVINQKSRYRLPFKSKSGEVKKHYVGLNDKLKPIILNDEEN, from the coding sequence ATGAAGTTGTGTATAGCAGAGAAACCAAGTGTAGCTAAGGATATTGCCCAAGTGATTGGCGCAAAGACTAAAATGAATGGCTATTATGAAGGGAATGGCTATTGGGTTTCCTGGACGTTTGGACATCTATGTACGCTGAAAGAGCCCAATGACTATACTGAAAAGTGGAAATACTGGAATCTGGAAACCTTACCCATGATTCCTGCTAAGTTCGGTATAAAATTAATCAACGATGGAGGAGTCAAGAAACAGTTTCAAGTACTTGAGCGATTAATTGGAGATTGTGATGAGGTCATCAACTGCGGTGATGCAGGTCAGGAGGGAGAGTTGATTCAGCGATGGGTTTTGGCGAAGGCGAAAAATGAAAAGCCGCTCAAACGGCTTTGGATATCCTCGCTTACGGAAGAGGCAATAAAAGAAGGTTTTGATAAATTACAAGATGGGAAAAAATACGACCAATTGTATGCAGCTGGAGCGTCAAGAGCGATTGGCGATTGGGTGCTCGGCATGAATGCCACTCGATTGTTTACACTTAAATTTGGTCAGAAAGGTCAGGTATTATCAATAGGTCGAGTGCAAACCCCCACTTTAGCAATGATTGTTGAGCGTCAATTGGAGATCGACAACTTCAAATCAGAAAAGTATTGGGAAATTCGTACCTTTTATAGAGAGACAGAGTTTTCATGCTCACTGGGTAAGATTGAAACCAAAGAGAAAGGAGAGGAATTACTCCAAAAGATCACCGGACAAAACTTTGAAGTGGTATCCTTTGAGCAAAAGGAAGGAACAGAGAAACATCCTATGCTATTTGACTTAACGGCATTGCAAGTAGAGTGCAATAAACGCTTTGCTTTCAGCGCAGAGGATACACTGAACATGGTCCAAAAACTTTATGAGCAGAAACTAGTTACTTATCCGAGAGTAGATACTACTTATTTGAGTGAAGATATTTATCCGAAAGTTGAAGGGACACTCAGGAATTTAAAACATTACACACGATTCACGGAACCGCTTCTCGGTCAAAAGATCAGAAAGTCAAAACGGGTATTTGATGACAAAAAAGTAACCGACCACCATGCAATAATTCCCACGGGGATTGTGCCATCAGGAATCACACCAAATGAGCAAAAAGTTTACGATGCTATTACCCGAAGGTTTATTTGTGTTTTCTATCCAGATTGTAAAGTGAGTAATACGGTTGTGGAAGGAGAGTCAGTTGAAGTACCATTTAGAGCATCAGGGAGACAGGTTTTAGAGCCTGGTTGGAGAACTGTTTATGAAGATTATGTCTCTGGAGGTTCGAAAAAGGATGATGAAGAGCAAATGCCACTTTTTGAGCAAGGTGAAAGCGGTGAGCATACTCCTGAATTGCAGGAAAAGAAAACAAAACCACCTCGCTACTTCACTGAAGCCAGCTTATTAAGAGCCATGGAGACAGCAGGGAAGCAAGTGGATGATGATGACCTGAGAGATATAATGAAAGAAAATGGGATTGGTAGGCCATCGACAAGAGCTAACATTATTGAGACGCTTTTCAAACGAAACTATATCGCTAAAGAAAAGAAACGAATTGTGGCTACAGCCACGGGGGTTCACTTGATCTCATTGATCAACAATGACCTGCTCAAATCAGCTGAGCTTACCGGGCAATGGGAAAAGAAACTTCGGGATATTGAAAAAGGAAACTTTGAAGTGGAAGAATTTAAAAAAGAACTGACCGAAATGGTGGTTCACCTTTGCCACGAAGTTAAGCATCAAGTGGTTGAACCGCCTCCTGTTTTATGCCCGAAATGTGGAAAGGGAGAGATGATCAGAGGAAAAAAGGCTTGGGGATGCAGTCGATTTAATAGTGGTTGCAAGTATACCATTCCATTTAAATTCAAAGACGTTTTCTTATCGGATGCTGATATGAAAGAGCTGGTGATTAACCAAAAATCAAGATATCGACTGCCTTTCAAAAGTAAGTCTGGAGAAGTGAAAAAACATTATGTTGGCCTCAATGATAAGTTAAAACCAATAATTCTAAACGATGAGGAAAACTAA